One genomic segment of uncultured Desulfobacter sp. includes these proteins:
- a CDS encoding ThiF family adenylyltransferase, which translates to MMPKDHSLESRARIEKDCQGKSCRVICDQDLLELADILNVPLHQMYLQSMEKGILPLRYLRNMPSITLEQQITLQTSQVAVVGAGGLGGHVIEGLVRLGIGVLHIFDPDTFDETNFNRQAFSSQKNLGKPKVQVMQECCRLINPAVQITAHQIAVKDQKQNVLFADVKVIVDALDTPGDRLTLAAIADKCRLPLVHGAVAGFGGQMMVIHPLDGRMEMLYGGRESTCSAEHHLGTPVLSPTLIASFQMMAVLNILFGKNQARDSRMVYVDMEKPSLDFFEL; encoded by the coding sequence ATGATGCCAAAGGATCATTCCCTGGAATCCAGGGCACGGATTGAAAAAGACTGCCAGGGAAAAAGCTGCCGCGTCATTTGTGACCAGGATCTTCTGGAGTTGGCTGATATCTTGAACGTTCCGTTGCATCAGATGTATCTGCAAAGCATGGAAAAGGGTATTCTGCCTTTGCGCTATCTTCGCAACATGCCTTCCATCACTTTAGAGCAGCAAATCACCCTGCAAACGTCCCAAGTGGCTGTGGTTGGGGCAGGGGGCCTTGGCGGCCATGTTATAGAGGGGCTTGTCCGCTTGGGAATCGGCGTGCTACACATTTTTGACCCGGACACTTTTGATGAAACCAATTTTAACCGCCAAGCGTTTTCCTCTCAAAAAAACCTGGGCAAACCCAAAGTCCAAGTGATGCAGGAATGCTGCCGGCTGATCAATCCTGCTGTACAGATTACGGCCCATCAGATTGCAGTGAAGGATCAGAAGCAGAATGTTCTGTTTGCAGATGTTAAGGTGATTGTTGATGCCCTTGATACCCCAGGTGACAGACTGACCCTGGCTGCCATTGCCGATAAATGTCGCTTGCCTCTGGTGCATGGGGCCGTTGCCGGATTCGGGGGGCAGATGATGGTTATCCACCCCTTGGATGGGCGCATGGAAATGCTTTATGGCGGCCGGGAAAGCACCTGTTCCGCCGAACACCATTTAGGTACGCCAGTCTTGTCTCCGACACTTATCGCGTCATTTCAGATGATGGCTGTGCTTAATATTCTTTTTGGAAAAAATCAGGCCAGGGACAGCCGGATGGTCTATGTGGATATGGAGAAACCGTCCCTGGATTTTTTTGAACTTTAA
- the ftsY gene encoding signal recognition particle-docking protein FtsY: protein MVFSFFKKKKKTPETEPVSEKNRPEEEPISPEPSFQPDVKPELQSDDSKVAKEFTEEKPVSSEEPTIDQTPAEEPEPDIEADPVQESDTAQELAQTEETLLQEQVQEKPAIQESTGLLSKLKSGLSKTRTILNTDVTELFSSTKAINDDLFDELEERLVTSDLGIDITMDLMERIRKKSRGLSTGDQLRQVLKNELLTLFHEPEPLVLSRPKPYVIMMVGVNGTGKTTTLGKLAMKYKAEGKKVLIAAADTFRAAAIEQVEIWAQRAGADIVRHKEGSDPAAVAYDAVEAGMARGADVVLIDTAGRLHTQKNLMEELKKIKRSVDKKYKGAPHDVMMVIDATTGQNALSQTDIFHKAVGLTQMSVTKLDGTAKGGIVAAVSSTMKLPIAYIGVGEAIEDLQEFDAKRFIDALFDD, encoded by the coding sequence GTGGTATTTAGCTTTTTTAAGAAGAAAAAGAAAACCCCTGAGACCGAGCCCGTTTCAGAAAAAAACAGACCCGAAGAAGAGCCAATTTCACCGGAACCTTCTTTTCAACCAGACGTAAAACCGGAGTTACAGTCAGATGACTCTAAGGTGGCAAAGGAATTTACAGAGGAAAAACCGGTCTCGTCCGAAGAACCGACCATAGATCAGACGCCTGCTGAAGAGCCTGAGCCGGACATCGAAGCGGACCCTGTCCAGGAATCCGATACAGCCCAGGAACTGGCCCAGACTGAAGAAACTCTTCTCCAAGAACAGGTTCAGGAAAAGCCCGCAATCCAAGAAAGCACAGGGCTGCTCTCAAAACTTAAATCCGGTCTATCCAAAACCCGGACTATTTTAAATACAGATGTCACAGAACTGTTCTCCTCAACCAAAGCCATAAATGACGATCTGTTTGATGAACTTGAAGAACGTCTGGTCACCTCTGACCTTGGCATTGACATCACCATGGACCTGATGGAGCGGATCAGAAAAAAAAGCCGTGGTCTGTCCACGGGGGATCAGCTTCGCCAAGTGCTCAAAAATGAGTTGCTTACCCTTTTTCATGAACCCGAACCCCTTGTCCTATCCAGACCCAAGCCCTATGTCATCATGATGGTGGGTGTCAATGGAACCGGCAAAACAACCACACTTGGCAAACTGGCCATGAAATATAAAGCCGAGGGCAAAAAAGTATTGATTGCAGCAGCAGATACGTTCAGAGCCGCAGCGATTGAGCAGGTCGAAATCTGGGCCCAACGTGCCGGTGCGGACATTGTCCGGCACAAAGAAGGGTCGGACCCTGCCGCAGTTGCCTACGATGCCGTTGAAGCGGGCATGGCAAGGGGAGCTGATGTGGTGCTCATTGACACGGCAGGCAGGCTGCACACCCAGAAAAATCTCATGGAAGAGTTAAAAAAGATCAAGCGCTCCGTGGATAAAAAATACAAGGGCGCACCCCATGATGTAATGATGGTCATTGACGCCACCACCGGCCAGAATGCCCTGTCCCAGACAGATATTTTCCACAAAGCCGTGGGGCTTACCCAGATGAGTGTCACCAAACTGGACGGCACGGCAAAGGGCGGGATTGTGGCAGCAGTGTCATCCACCATGAAGTTGCCCATTGCCTACATCGGTGTGGGTGAGGCCATAGAAGATCTGCAGGAATTTGATGCGAAACGTTTTATCGATGCGTTGTTCGACGATTGA
- a CDS encoding diguanylate cyclase, with the protein MVEQRNDKTEQLQAEIIKLRSQKDRLLKELDAVEAQYGNLDSLYRRCFPIILDALCQDGTAFGKACIQLATAMRKKASPAKIEYIFGQIKTAMIHEDIGSASVPKKKGFFSSFRKNPSEDQILDNLRQSYQDVVNHLKSTLDKKYTGKIESITSNLLKIEDIQDFEAVRENIFSLIFNYISETSQDREKINAFIRDIVARILEIEKRLASSYEHTSTLLSSNQGFESILNDEMAGIKNSFDVAESLDDLKAKISTGLSSIEKALQKKQNVNQAISRLAEKSKNSFTSGFAKLKQELQAATKYSEELEKKLNEDQLTGAKNRRAYDKKIQEEMDRFLRYKNIFSLLIIDADKFKNINDTYGHAIGDRCLQEIIKRTQPLLRKSDMLARYGGEEFVVIMPETDTEGAIQVAEKIRQTIEKIEFLYKEETVRVTVSIGVSCIKEGDQSPTDLFGRADMAVYKAKENGRNQVMTQ; encoded by the coding sequence ATGGTCGAACAACGTAATGATAAAACAGAGCAATTACAAGCTGAAATAATTAAATTGAGATCCCAGAAGGATCGCCTTCTCAAGGAACTGGATGCCGTGGAGGCACAGTATGGAAATCTTGATAGCCTTTACAGGAGGTGTTTTCCCATTATTTTAGATGCACTTTGCCAGGACGGTACGGCATTTGGCAAGGCCTGCATCCAGCTGGCTACGGCCATGCGGAAAAAGGCTTCCCCGGCTAAGATCGAATACATTTTCGGTCAGATTAAAACCGCCATGATCCATGAAGATATCGGCTCTGCTTCTGTCCCCAAAAAAAAGGGCTTTTTTTCCTCTTTTAGAAAAAATCCATCCGAAGATCAGATACTGGACAATTTGAGGCAGAGTTACCAGGATGTGGTGAATCATCTCAAATCCACCCTTGATAAAAAATATACCGGAAAAATAGAATCAATTACCTCAAATTTGCTTAAGATAGAAGACATACAAGATTTTGAGGCGGTTCGAGAAAATATTTTTTCCCTTATTTTTAATTATATTTCAGAAACCAGCCAGGATCGGGAAAAGATTAATGCTTTTATTCGAGATATCGTGGCAAGAATTTTAGAGATTGAAAAGAGGCTGGCCTCTTCTTATGAACACACAAGCACTCTGCTTTCTTCAAATCAGGGTTTTGAATCCATTTTAAATGACGAAATGGCCGGGATCAAAAATTCATTTGATGTGGCTGAAAGTTTAGATGATTTAAAGGCAAAGATTTCCACGGGTCTTTCCTCCATTGAAAAGGCATTGCAGAAAAAGCAGAACGTGAATCAGGCTATCAGCCGGCTGGCTGAAAAAAGCAAGAACTCTTTTACCTCCGGATTTGCCAAACTCAAGCAGGAGTTGCAGGCTGCTACAAAATATTCCGAAGAGCTGGAGAAAAAACTCAACGAGGACCAGTTGACCGGTGCTAAAAACCGCAGGGCTTATGACAAGAAAATTCAAGAGGAGATGGATCGGTTTCTTCGTTATAAAAATATTTTTTCCCTTTTGATCATTGACGCGGATAAGTTCAAAAATATTAATGATACTTATGGACATGCCATTGGTGACAGGTGTCTGCAGGAAATTATTAAACGGACTCAACCTTTATTAAGAAAAAGTGATATGCTTGCCCGGTATGGCGGAGAAGAGTTTGTTGTCATTATGCCGGAGACAGATACAGAAGGCGCAATTCAAGTTGCGGAGAAAATCCGCCAGACCATTGAAAAAATTGAATTCCTGTATAAAGAGGAAACGGTCAGGGTTACGGTCAGCATTGGCGTTTCCTGCATCAAGGAAGGTGATCAGTCACCAACGGATTTATTTGGACGAGCGGATATGGCTGTATATAAGGCAAAGGAAAATGGTCGAAATCAGGTTATGACACAGTAA
- a CDS encoding 6-phosphofructokinase: MEDNTLKIPSDVWAQALQTMNEDSRETLARRRFSPEKIDIFNASHTSLETLNEYRFLKNTEAERMLPGIINNPVQQVIIDSNPDENAKAQFSKPRHIGVVFSGGPAPGGHNVIAGLFDEMKRFNSASKMFGFIKGPEGLLENRYIEITAGLVDTHRNMGGFNMIKTGRTKIDSGSKMELALTVCKGLKLDALVIIGGDDSNTNAAFLAQHFKSSGIKVIGIPKTIDGDIQVKTENGKVLCATSFGFHSAARAFAQNISNLANDCSSDIKYWHVCKVMGRVASHLTLETALQTHVNIALIGEELADYVDQDRMSKAREKGEQIDYNAYGMTLRHLSRMICDIIVRRAAFGKNYGLMIIPEGILEFINEIQVFITKLNKIIADYNRIHDIDFHRTFPTLNEKLDYLRRISQGLMDKGRFPIWNIRDDELFNQLPRFFREGLLVERDLHGNFQFSQVKTEKIIMDMVKEYLDVLREQGRYKVGILRDDYVSLMDDAGMDPDLFAPALFKNPQDKYVLVKREIISLKTLKSSLVNAGMLDSEEETPQIFINIFKKSQAEFKTQTHFYGYDGRGTDPTYFDCCYAYNLGLTAFHLIAGGATGQMAAILNLEKEFEQWQPAGIPIARLMHLEERKGRLELVMEKSIVDLESNAFKAFQAIREDWVAACACPDRFRNPGAIGFSKEMEEDRPLTLRLNVLQNQE; the protein is encoded by the coding sequence ATGGAAGATAATACCCTGAAAATCCCCTCTGACGTGTGGGCGCAAGCCCTTCAAACCATGAATGAGGACAGCAGGGAAACCCTGGCACGAAGACGGTTTTCTCCTGAAAAAATAGATATATTTAATGCATCACATACATCTCTTGAGACATTGAATGAATACCGTTTTTTAAAAAATACCGAAGCGGAACGTATGCTGCCCGGAATTATCAATAACCCGGTACAGCAGGTGATTATAGATTCTAATCCCGATGAAAATGCAAAGGCACAATTTTCAAAGCCGCGACACATTGGTGTTGTTTTTTCCGGCGGACCGGCCCCGGGTGGGCACAATGTAATTGCAGGCCTTTTTGATGAGATGAAACGGTTTAACAGCGCCTCAAAGATGTTCGGGTTCATTAAAGGGCCCGAAGGGCTGCTTGAAAACCGGTATATTGAAATCACCGCAGGGCTGGTGGATACCCACCGGAACATGGGCGGTTTTAACATGATTAAAACCGGGCGGACCAAAATTGATTCCGGCAGCAAAATGGAATTGGCCTTGACAGTATGTAAGGGATTGAAGCTGGATGCATTGGTGATCATAGGCGGGGATGATTCCAATACCAACGCTGCCTTTTTGGCCCAGCATTTTAAATCCTCAGGGATAAAAGTTATTGGTATACCTAAAACCATTGACGGCGATATCCAGGTAAAAACAGAAAACGGCAAGGTGTTGTGCGCCACCTCCTTTGGATTTCATTCTGCGGCCCGGGCCTTTGCTCAAAATATTTCCAATTTAGCCAATGACTGCAGTTCCGACATTAAATACTGGCATGTGTGCAAGGTCATGGGCCGGGTGGCAAGCCATCTTACGCTGGAAACAGCGCTTCAGACCCATGTGAATATCGCTTTGATCGGTGAAGAGTTAGCAGACTATGTGGATCAAGACCGTATGTCTAAAGCCCGGGAGAAGGGTGAGCAGATTGATTATAACGCCTATGGGATGACCCTGCGCCATCTGTCCCGGATGATCTGTGACATTATTGTCCGGCGGGCCGCATTCGGCAAAAATTATGGATTGATGATCATCCCGGAAGGGATTCTGGAATTTATCAATGAAATCCAGGTGTTCATCACAAAACTCAATAAAATTATTGCAGATTATAATAGAATCCATGATATAGATTTCCACAGGACCTTTCCCACCCTGAACGAGAAACTGGATTATCTGCGCAGGATTTCCCAGGGGTTGATGGACAAGGGCAGGTTTCCCATATGGAATATCCGGGACGATGAACTGTTCAATCAGCTGCCCAGGTTTTTCAGGGAAGGGCTTTTGGTGGAAAGGGATCTTCACGGCAATTTTCAGTTCTCCCAGGTCAAAACCGAGAAGATCATCATGGATATGGTTAAAGAGTATCTGGACGTGCTTCGGGAGCAGGGGCGCTACAAGGTTGGTATTCTTCGGGATGATTATGTTTCGCTCATGGATGATGCGGGCATGGATCCGGACCTCTTTGCCCCGGCATTGTTTAAAAACCCCCAGGATAAATATGTGCTGGTCAAACGGGAGATTATCTCCCTTAAAACCCTGAAAAGTTCCCTGGTCAATGCGGGCATGCTGGATTCTGAAGAAGAAACCCCACAGATTTTTATAAATATATTTAAAAAGTCCCAAGCCGAATTTAAAACCCAGACCCATTTTTACGGATATGATGGCCGGGGCACCGATCCAACCTATTTTGACTGTTGTTATGCGTACAATTTAGGACTTACGGCCTTTCATCTCATTGCAGGCGGTGCCACAGGTCAGATGGCAGCTATTCTCAATCTGGAAAAAGAGTTTGAACAGTGGCAACCGGCCGGTATACCCATTGCCCGGCTCATGCACCTTGAGGAACGTAAAGGACGCCTGGAACTGGTTATGGAAAAAAGCATTGTTGACCTGGAATCCAACGCCTTTAAGGCTTTTCAGGCGATAAGGGAGGACTGGGTCGCGGCCTGTGCATGTCCTGACCGGTTCAGGAATCCAGGGGCTATCGGATTTTCCAAAGAGATGGAAGAGGACCGGCCTCTAACACTTCGGCTCAACGTTTTGCAAAACCAGGAATAG
- a CDS encoding FtsX-like permease family protein encodes MGTAVHEIVIICDSLWHVGRVKSAIVENLSQPGTQSSLVRMSWDELTLGLIQSIQIVMTVFERTKEFGTLMAIGATPWRLSRVLILESGFLTLCGIILGILAGCILTLWLGHTGIPMGEAEGMIRGNTVFPV; translated from the coding sequence ATGGGAACCGCAGTGCATGAAATCGTTATCATTTGTGACAGCCTGTGGCATGTGGGGCGGGTAAAATCCGCCATAGTCGAAAACCTGTCGCAACCAGGCACACAGTCCAGCCTTGTCCGCATGTCCTGGGATGAACTTACCCTCGGACTGATCCAGTCCATCCAGATTGTAATGACTGTTTTTGAGCGTACCAAAGAGTTCGGCACTCTCATGGCCATTGGTGCCACACCCTGGCGTCTGTCACGGGTGCTGATTCTTGAATCGGGATTTTTAACCCTGTGCGGAATTATTTTGGGAATCCTTGCCGGATGTATACTCACCCTCTGGCTGGGACACACCGGTATACCTATGGGAGAAGCTGAAGGCATGATACGCGGCAATACGGTATTCCCGGTCTAA
- a CDS encoding outer membrane lipoprotein-sorting protein: MKIDRDMWTYNPKINRVINIPPSMMSQSWMGSDFSNNDLSKADSILNDYTHEIETTTRENGITVYEIKSVPKPDAPVVWGMQKLKIREDGIILEQSFHNEDMAGKNYDHF; encoded by the coding sequence TTGAAAATCGACCGGGACATGTGGACATATAATCCAAAAATCAACCGGGTGATAAACATCCCGCCCTCTATGATGTCCCAGTCATGGATGGGATCAGACTTTTCCAACAACGATCTGTCCAAGGCTGACAGCATTCTCAATGATTACACCCATGAAATTGAAACCACCACCAGGGAAAACGGCATAACAGTCTATGAAATTAAATCTGTTCCCAAACCGGATGCGCCTGTCGTATGGGGTATGCAAAAGCTCAAAATACGCGAAGACGGCATTATCCTGGAACAAAGCTTTCATAACGAAGACATGGCCGGTAAAAATTATGACCACTTCTGA
- a CDS encoding DDE-type integrase/transposase/recombinase, with translation MEQENDKNLEIALWRYGLISPLLHRDANDLTLNKMLDMASSRRYVHPNGTHVLLSGETLRKWLYRYQKLGLPGLEDKQRSDKGLHKIPESLSDKMIALRLEHPRWTTARLIKELARAGVWNGRKPSRSALYRFAKTHNLQRDPHLNPELGARPYAFDHFGQLWMADFLHGPKLYHGKKKKKTYLHVILDDCCRYIVHGGFYLTESVNPLVFDLMGSVKRFGIPQRFYVDNGAAYSSRHLKIICARNGIDLVHTPPYRPQGRGKVERLFRTVRDQFLCDKYKTVQQINQAFKVWLSNYHQSIHSSLGCSPKQKRLQTRSCCRTLPPTADIESLFRMERRCRVYKDSTIRFRKNQYEIPGSLPGSRVIIYYMPWDIEDVYYGEEMKKARIVDLSENARRFDAPGGRTK, from the coding sequence ATGGAACAAGAAAACGACAAAAATCTGGAAATAGCCTTGTGGCGTTACGGTCTTATCAGCCCCCTTCTACACAGGGATGCCAATGACCTCACATTAAACAAAATGTTGGATATGGCATCTTCACGCAGGTATGTTCACCCAAACGGCACCCACGTTCTTTTGAGCGGCGAGACTTTGAGGAAATGGCTGTATCGTTACCAGAAACTGGGATTGCCGGGCCTTGAGGACAAGCAAAGATCCGACAAAGGGCTGCATAAAATCCCAGAATCCCTGTCTGATAAAATGATAGCTCTTCGCTTGGAGCACCCACGCTGGACCACCGCCAGACTTATTAAAGAACTTGCCAGGGCCGGCGTATGGAATGGCAGAAAACCCAGCCGGTCAGCCCTTTATAGATTCGCCAAGACCCATAATCTGCAAAGAGATCCTCACCTGAACCCTGAACTGGGTGCCAGACCTTATGCGTTTGACCATTTCGGACAACTATGGATGGCAGACTTTCTCCATGGCCCCAAATTGTACCATGGCAAAAAAAAGAAAAAGACATACCTGCATGTAATCCTGGATGACTGTTGCCGGTATATCGTTCATGGCGGATTTTATTTGACCGAATCGGTCAATCCTTTAGTCTTTGATCTTATGGGCAGCGTAAAACGATTTGGTATCCCCCAGCGCTTTTACGTCGATAATGGTGCGGCCTATTCCAGCCGTCATCTCAAAATTATATGTGCCAGAAACGGTATTGATTTGGTGCATACGCCGCCATACAGGCCTCAGGGCAGAGGCAAGGTTGAGCGTTTATTCAGAACCGTAAGGGACCAGTTTCTCTGCGATAAATACAAAACCGTCCAGCAGATCAACCAGGCCTTTAAAGTTTGGCTGAGCAATTATCATCAGAGCATACATTCCTCTTTGGGGTGCTCTCCTAAACAAAAACGGCTTCAGACACGCAGTTGTTGCCGGACCCTTCCTCCGACAGCCGACATTGAGTCTTTGTTTAGGATGGAACGACGGTGCAGGGTATATAAAGACTCAACCATTCGGTTCAGAAAAAATCAGTATGAAATTCCCGGATCCCTGCCGGGTTCCAGGGTCATCATTTATTATATGCCTTGGGATATAGAAGACGTCTATTATGGAGAAGAAATGAAAAAAGCACGTATCGTTGATCTTAGTGAAAATGCCAGAAGATTTGATGCTCCCGGCGGGAGGACGAAATGA
- the ahbD gene encoding heme b synthase, producing MAHPHGTPPPGHGAPQAAGKNNTLRLVAWETTRRCNLTCKHCRAAAENHVYEDELTTEESFRLLDQIREVGQPIIILTGGEPLLRDDIFDIAAYGDKIGLRMVMAPNGTLLNKENVKRLIKSGIKRISVSLDGATAASHDEFRGLDGAFDGAVNGIKIAKAAGLEFQINTVITKTNLAEIPAILALAESLGAAAHHIFLLVPTGRGKYIVDTAIDAKEYEETLNWFYDQRDKTPLQLKATCAPHYYRILRQRAKAEGKKVSFETHGLDAVTRGCLAGTGFCFISHVGRVQTCGFLDVTCGNIKTQHFKDVWENSEVFNKLRDFNNLDPKCGICEYKQVCGGCRARAYEATGNYLAEEPLCTYQPAKQK from the coding sequence ATGGCACATCCACACGGAACCCCCCCCCCTGGACATGGTGCCCCGCAGGCTGCAGGTAAAAACAACACCCTGCGCCTTGTGGCCTGGGAGACAACCCGCCGGTGCAATCTAACCTGCAAGCATTGCCGGGCTGCTGCCGAAAACCATGTATACGAAGACGAACTCACCACCGAAGAGTCCTTCAGGCTCCTTGACCAGATCAGAGAGGTGGGGCAACCCATCATTATTCTTACCGGCGGCGAGCCCCTGCTCCGGGATGATATCTTTGATATTGCCGCCTATGGTGACAAAATAGGCCTTCGCATGGTCATGGCCCCCAACGGCACCCTGCTCAATAAAGAAAATGTGAAACGTCTTATAAAGAGCGGCATAAAACGCATTTCCGTGAGCCTGGATGGCGCAACCGCAGCCTCCCATGATGAGTTTAGAGGCCTTGATGGGGCCTTTGACGGGGCAGTGAACGGCATAAAAATCGCAAAGGCTGCCGGACTGGAATTTCAGATCAACACGGTTATCACCAAAACCAATCTTGCTGAAATCCCAGCCATTCTTGCCCTGGCAGAATCGTTAGGGGCTGCGGCCCACCACATTTTCCTTCTGGTGCCCACGGGCCGGGGAAAATACATTGTGGATACGGCCATTGACGCAAAGGAATATGAAGAAACCCTGAACTGGTTTTACGACCAGCGGGACAAAACACCCTTACAGCTTAAAGCCACGTGTGCTCCCCACTATTACCGAATTTTGCGCCAGCGCGCCAAGGCTGAGGGTAAAAAAGTCAGCTTTGAAACTCATGGGCTTGATGCGGTCACAAGGGGCTGTCTTGCAGGGACCGGCTTCTGCTTTATCTCCCATGTGGGCCGGGTACAGACCTGCGGTTTTTTAGATGTCACCTGCGGAAACATCAAAACCCAGCACTTCAAGGATGTGTGGGAAAATTCAGAAGTGTTTAACAAATTACGCGATTTCAACAATCTTGACCCCAAATGCGGAATCTGCGAATACAAACAGGTGTGCGGCGGATGCCGGGCCAGGGCATACGAGGCCACCGGCAATTACCTTGCCGAAGAACCTTTATGCACATACCAGCCGGCCAAACAAAAATAA
- the hemB gene encoding porphobilinogen synthase, with translation MLFPEYRGRRLRATDNFRRMIRETKLSRDDLILPLFAVEGKSVKKPINSMPGQFQLSCDHIVTTAKEAKDAGIPGIMLFGIPDKKDCLGTQAYAHDGIVQKAVTAVKEQVPDLTVITDVCLCEYTDHGHCGMVMDDGTIDNDSTLDLLAKTALSHVQAGADMVAPSDMMDGRVAEIRGTLDDEGFSHVPIMSYAVKYASAFYGPFREAAESAPQFGNRKTYQMDPANSLEAIREATMDIEEGADIIMVKPALPYLDIIYRVREEIDLPVAAYNVSGEYSIIKAAEMMGWVDGKAMIMEALLSIKRAGADIIMTYAAIDVARELNN, from the coding sequence ATGCTGTTTCCCGAATACAGAGGCAGACGGCTTCGGGCCACAGACAATTTCAGACGGATGATCAGGGAAACAAAGCTTTCCAGAGACGATCTGATACTCCCCCTTTTTGCGGTTGAAGGCAAATCCGTTAAAAAGCCCATCAATTCCATGCCCGGGCAATTCCAACTTTCCTGTGATCACATTGTTACCACGGCAAAGGAAGCCAAAGATGCAGGCATCCCGGGAATTATGCTGTTCGGGATTCCCGATAAAAAAGATTGCCTTGGCACCCAGGCCTATGCCCATGACGGTATTGTTCAAAAAGCAGTGACAGCCGTCAAAGAACAGGTGCCGGATCTTACCGTGATCACCGATGTATGCCTGTGTGAATACACGGACCACGGTCACTGCGGCATGGTCATGGATGACGGCACCATTGACAATGATTCCACACTGGATCTGCTTGCAAAAACAGCATTGTCCCATGTGCAGGCAGGCGCCGACATGGTGGCCCCGTCCGACATGATGGACGGTCGCGTGGCTGAAATCAGAGGCACCCTGGATGACGAGGGCTTTTCCCATGTGCCCATCATGTCCTATGCCGTGAAATACGCATCCGCCTTTTACGGCCCTTTCAGGGAGGCTGCGGAATCCGCGCCCCAATTCGGGAACCGCAAAACCTACCAGATGGATCCGGCCAACTCCCTTGAAGCGATCAGGGAGGCCACCATGGACATTGAGGAAGGTGCGGACATCATCATGGTAAAACCGGCGCTCCCCTATCTGGATATCATTTACAGGGTCAGAGAAGAAATTGATCTGCCTGTGGCCGCATATAACGTATCCGGTGAATATTCCATCATCAAGGCGGCTGAAATGATGGGTTGGGTAGACGGTAAAGCCATGATCATGGAAGCCCTGTTGTCCATCAAGCGGGCCGGGGCCGATATTATTATGACCTACGCAGCCATTGACGTGGCAAGGGAGTTGAATAACTGA